The proteins below are encoded in one region of Triticum aestivum cultivar Chinese Spring chromosome 1B, IWGSC CS RefSeq v2.1, whole genome shotgun sequence:
- the LOC123119477 gene encoding AT-rich interactive domain-containing protein 1, protein MATPPSPPPPPPATNSSAPPFKTNTPSPNPHGAPAARAPSSPAAATPPPPMSSGPSHLVLCVRDVIGKLRARGHLSGLEIPDDELTEAGAPALFETVLAAFLAEGRVSAGLPLLPKPLVLGKGGLVDMLPLYLAVRSRGGFAAVTSWAAIAEAVGLEPAADAPIKLVYAKHLWLLEQSIGKPERQDEVAGSSSNAAHRSNAKKDKFLSSHKDHASAGSAHLKRKREVPLQMLNWVRLVAKNPGEHGAGQNHGSQLSSTLMFRRLMFENIDCSKLPYSTTSPQSGLTNEEQPQYDGWDDRLCAGGHSDRILHARTRLSGLADVPDWTGKPSLPYDEPHVLRFLGQPLLPAPSNESLDADAIGKGRPDNCNCQIPGSVACVRFHVTEKRIKLKRELGSAFYAMGFDRIGEDAALTWRRDEEKKFNAVIQNNLPSSKYRFMEEVFAAMGSKGRKDIVSYYHNVFQVRRRAYQNRLTPNDVDSDDDSLEPGFLHLRQGGAQGNSMSASSSGTQRGS, encoded by the exons ATGGCTACCCCTCCGagcccaccgccaccaccacctgccaCTAATTCCTCCGCGCCCCCTTTCAAAACCAACACCCCAAGCCCGAACCCCCACGGCGCGCCGGCCGCGAGGGCGCCCTCCTcaccggcggcggcgacgccgccgccgccgatgtccAGTGGCCCATCCCACCTCGTCCTTTGCGTGCGCGACGTCATCGGCAAGCTCCGTGCTCGCGGGCACCTCTCGGGGCTGGAGATCCCGGACGATGAGCTCACGGAAGCGGGCGCCCCCGCCTTGTTCGAAACCGTGCTTGCCGCCTTCCTCGCCGAGGGGCGTGTGTCTGCCGGGCTTCCGTTACTCCCGAAGCCTCTTGTGCTCGGGAAAGGCGGCTTGGTGGACATGCTCCCCTTGTACCTCGCCGTGCGCTCTCGCGGTGGATTCGCCGCTGTCACCTCATGGGCGGCCATCGCCGAGGCGGTAGGCCTCGAACCGGCTGCTGATGCGCCCATCAAGCTGGTGTACGCCAAGCATCTCTGGCTCCTTGAGCAGAGCATCGGCAAGCCTGAAAGGCAGGACGAGGTGGCCGGGAGCAGTAGCAATGCGGCCCACCGCTCGAACGCGAAGAAGGATAAGTTCCTGTCGTCACACAAGGACCACGCAAGCGCCGGGTCAGCCCATCTGAAGCGTAAGAGGGAGGTTCCTCTGCAGATGCTTAACTGGGTCCGCCTTGTGGCGAAGAATCCGGGTGAACATGGCGCTGGACAGAATCATGGCAGCCAACTCTCCTCGACGCTTATGTTCCGTCGCCTGATGTTTGAAAATATCGATTGCAGCAAATTGCCCTATAGCACTACCTCGCCGCAG AGTGGACTTACAAATGAGGAGCAGCCACAGTATGATGGATGGGATGATCGACTGTGTGCAGGTGGGCATAGTGACAGGATTTTGCATGCACGAACTCGGCTTAGTGGTCTAGCAGATGTTCCAGATTGGACTGGGAAGCCTTCGCTACCTTATGACGAGCCGCATGTATTGAGATTTCTAGGACAACCTCTTTTGCCTGCACCAAGTAATGAAAGCCTTGATGCTGATGCTATTGGTAAGGGTAGGCCAGATAATTGCAACTGTCAAATCCCAGGTTCTGTTGCTTGTGTTAGATTTCATGTGACAGAGAAGAGGATCAAGCTGAAGCGTGAACTGGGCTCAGCATTTTATGCAATGGGATTTGATCGCATCGGTGAGGATGCAGCATTGACATGGAGAAGGGATGAAGAAAAGAAATTCAATGCCGTTATCCAGAATAATCTGCCTTCATCCAAGTACAGATTCATGGAGGAAGTGTTTGCTGCCATGGGTTCCAAGGGCAGAAAAGACATTGTAAGTTACTATCACAATGTTTTCCAAGTGCGACGAAGAGCGTACCAGAATCGGCTCACTCCAAATGATGTGGATAGTGATGATGATTCACTCGAGCCTGGCTTCCTGCATCTTCGTCAAGGTGGTGCTCAGGGTAACTCCATGTCTGCTTCTTCCTCCGGAACTCAAAGGGGTTCTTAG